The following nucleotide sequence is from Dialister pneumosintes.
GTCAGTATTTCTTTGATTCATATAAATCCCTCCTTACTTTATCTGTTTTATACTTTATAAACTCATTTCCTTAATAACATCTCTAATAAGAACTGCACGCCATGTATTAATATCATTTTCACTCATTTCTTCTTTATGTATTTTTTTCTCTACATAAAAAGGTCCTGCCAGTCTAAGCAACTTATAGAATAATAATCTATCTTTTATAGGCAATATATTAAATCTCATCCCTATATAAAGCCAAGCAATACATTCTAAAGTTTCCTCATAATTAAGACTTCTTGCATAAGAAAATATCCCTAATGAACGCCATATTTTATCTTTAATCTGTTGTTGGTTGATATCATAAAAACTATTCCATGCTTTTTCCTCTATAAATTCTATATTTTTTTGTACTTCTTCCAATCGATTACAAAAAGTTTCTTCTTTAAGTCCCATAGAAAAGGAATTCTCTATAAAATAGAAATGATTTCGTAATTTGGATATTTTATAGCCACTACGTGCCAATTTACCGGATAAATTATCCATTTGGTTAACATTAGTAATTCCAGGTAAAAATACCGTTGCTCTAATCTCCATACCAGTTCCTGCTATTAATGGAGAAGCTGTTAAATACCCAAATTCATTATCAAATGCAAAAGATATTTTTTGTGCGAGCCACGTATCTAAGCGAGATAATTTATCCCATATTTGAGTAATATCCGCCTCAAAAGATATGCCCCATAAAGTAATATGTTCGATTCCATTCGTTAGTATAACTAATAATCTATCTTTAGATAAATATAACTTTTGCGATTCTCTATGTTCTATATTTGGAATATCAATCCCATATTCTCGTAAAGCTTGTATATCCCCATTTGTTAAGGTAGTTAATGGACATACAAGAAATGTATTATCATTTTCTTTATTCCATAAAGAAATACTTTCATCTACTAATTTATTGATTGTTCTTTGCTCTTGAATACTTACATTTTTATGGAATGGTATATCTTTTATATTTCTTGATAATTTAATAGTTGAGGAAACCACCGATTTCCATTCCGATGAAATCGGTGGCATTTCTGTAATCCATTCTATAAATGTCATCCTATTACTCCTTGCTCAAAACTTTTATCTTATCACGCAATATCGCTGCTTCTTCATATTTTTCTTCTGCAATACATTGTTTGAGTTGTTTTTCCAACTTATCTAATTCAGATAAACTTTCTGTGTTAACCTTTACTTCTTCCTCTACAGGTTTTTTACCTATGTGTATATGCGATTCGCCAATTTGCTGAAACAAATTGCGTAATTTATCTCTGAAATCAGAGTAACAAAACTGGCAACCTAATAGTCCATCAGACTTAAAATTTGCATAAGTAGTACCGCAAGATGAACATGCTAAACTTCCTGGAATGTAATCAGATTGGTTTCCCCATAAACGTTCAAATACGGTATCTTCATGGAAAAAATCATCAAAAGCATTTTGAAAAAACATATCTTTCATTCTAAAATTTTTTTCATGTGATCCACACATATTACATAAATGTTTTTCTCGTCTATAACCATTTACAATTTCAGTAATATGAATAGTAGCTTCTCTTTTTTTACAATTTTGACAAATCATATTAATTATCCCCTTTCAATATTTGATTTACATTCTGAA
It contains:
- a CDS encoding UvrB/UvrC motif-containing protein, with translation MICQNCKKREATIHITEIVNGYRREKHLCNMCGSHEKNFRMKDMFFQNAFDDFFHEDTVFERLWGNQSDYIPGSLACSSCGTTYANFKSDGLLGCQFCYSDFRDKLRNLFQQIGESHIHIGKKPVEEEVKVNTESLSELDKLEKQLKQCIAEEKYEEAAILRDKIKVLSKE